A genomic segment from Roseibium algicola encodes:
- a CDS encoding carbohydrate ABC transporter permease, with protein MKTQNQRAWFFVTPVLILVAFNALIPMMTVVNYSVQETFGDNLFFWQGLDWFEQVLRSERFHNALGRQFLFTFLILIIEVPLGVAIALSMPKKGFWVPFCLVTMALPMLIPWNVVGAMWNIFTLPDIGLLGYFLNHTLGISYDMTQNPIAAWVTIIVMDVWHWTSLVVLLAYAGLVSIPNAYYQAAEIDGASRWAVFRFIQLPKMKTVLTIAVLLRFMDSFNIYTEPFVLTGGGPGNSTTLLSIDLVKIALGQFDLGPAAAMSLIYFAITLFASWLFYTLMTMNDNKS; from the coding sequence ATGAAAACGCAAAATCAACGCGCCTGGTTCTTCGTAACCCCGGTGCTCATTCTTGTCGCCTTCAACGCGCTCATCCCGATGATGACCGTGGTGAACTACTCCGTTCAGGAAACCTTCGGCGACAACCTGTTCTTCTGGCAGGGTCTGGACTGGTTCGAGCAGGTGCTTCGCTCGGAGCGTTTTCACAATGCGCTCGGACGGCAGTTCCTGTTCACTTTCCTGATCCTGATTATCGAGGTGCCGCTTGGTGTCGCCATTGCGCTGTCCATGCCCAAGAAGGGGTTCTGGGTGCCGTTCTGCCTCGTCACCATGGCCTTGCCGATGCTGATCCCGTGGAACGTGGTCGGCGCGATGTGGAACATCTTCACCCTGCCGGACATCGGTCTGCTCGGTTACTTCCTGAACCACACCCTGGGCATTTCCTATGACATGACCCAGAACCCGATCGCTGCCTGGGTGACGATCATCGTCATGGATGTCTGGCACTGGACATCGCTGGTGGTGCTCCTGGCCTATGCCGGTCTGGTTTCGATCCCGAACGCCTATTATCAGGCGGCGGAAATCGACGGAGCCTCTCGCTGGGCGGTGTTCCGCTTCATCCAGTTGCCGAAGATGAAAACGGTGCTGACCATTGCCGTGCTGCTGCGCTTCATGGACAGCTTCAACATCTACACCGAGCCTTTCGTGCTGACGGGCGGTGGTCCGGGCAACTCCACGACGCTGCTCTCGATCGATCTTGTGAAGATCGCACTGGGTCAGTTCGACCTTGGACCGGCAGCCGCCATGTCCCTCATCTACTTCGCCATCACGTTGTTCGCCTCCTGGCTGTTCTACACGCTGATGACGATGAACGACAACAAGTCCTGA
- a CDS encoding DUF2160 domain-containing protein, with amino-acid sequence MMLGWMAWTLPTALLFVGIFSAIGVLTALEVKFPGGAARRGVLGLETTRGDRLFITLLGTAYIFLAWLGLVGNPLWWPLALSIGWGVFCFWKV; translated from the coding sequence ATGATGCTCGGTTGGATGGCCTGGACCCTGCCGACGGCTCTGCTGTTCGTCGGTATATTCTCCGCAATCGGGGTGCTGACCGCCCTGGAAGTGAAATTTCCCGGTGGAGCTGCCCGGCGCGGTGTCCTGGGACTGGAAACGACCCGGGGCGACCGCCTCTTCATCACCTTGCTCGGAACGGCCTATATCTTTCTGGCCTGGCTGGGCCTGGTGGGCAACCCGCTCTGGTGGCCGCTCGCCCTGAGCATCGGTTGGGGCGTCTTCTGCTTCTGGAAAGTCTGA
- a CDS encoding ABC transporter ATP-binding protein, which produces MSLELKNVSKRVAGITHVKETSLTLHPGHFNVLLGETGSGKTSLIKLMAGLDSLATGQIVLNGKDVSRLSAQKRNISLVHQFFVNYPHMSVFDNIASPLKVAGVARSEIEGRVEEAAKLMKLNPYLNRKPHELSGGQQQRTALARAIVKESDAVFLDEPLANLDYKLREELRDQLPELFAGRGAVVVYATSEPEEALLLGGHTALMTDGNVVQFGPTADIYRKPKDLDAAKVFSNPPINVASVTKRGDLVILNEVTSWQATGAASGLQDGAYTLAIRPNHVMPVASAHHTVKLDGHVLVTELSGSESSAHFDMDGNAWVSLSPGVHPYSVGEVHTFYLDPSHCFFFAPDGQLVA; this is translated from the coding sequence ATGTCTCTAGAACTTAAGAACGTCAGCAAGCGCGTTGCAGGCATCACCCATGTCAAGGAAACGAGCCTGACGCTGCATCCCGGTCACTTCAATGTTCTGCTTGGGGAAACCGGCTCGGGCAAGACCTCGCTGATCAAGCTGATGGCTGGTCTCGACAGCCTGGCGACAGGGCAGATCGTGCTCAATGGCAAGGACGTGTCCCGCCTGTCCGCGCAAAAGCGCAACATCAGCCTGGTGCACCAGTTTTTCGTCAACTACCCGCATATGTCTGTCTTCGACAACATCGCCTCGCCGCTGAAGGTTGCAGGTGTTGCCAGGTCGGAGATCGAAGGCCGGGTGGAAGAAGCGGCCAAGCTGATGAAGCTGAACCCGTATCTCAACCGCAAGCCGCATGAACTGTCGGGTGGCCAGCAGCAGCGCACCGCGCTGGCGCGGGCCATCGTCAAGGAAAGCGATGCGGTCTTCCTCGATGAACCGCTTGCCAACCTCGACTACAAGCTGCGCGAGGAACTGCGCGACCAGCTTCCGGAACTTTTTGCAGGCCGCGGCGCAGTCGTCGTCTACGCAACGTCCGAGCCTGAAGAGGCCCTTCTTCTGGGAGGGCATACGGCCCTCATGACCGACGGCAACGTGGTGCAGTTCGGCCCGACCGCCGACATCTATCGCAAGCCGAAGGATCTGGACGCTGCCAAGGTGTTCTCCAACCCGCCGATCAATGTCGCCTCGGTGACCAAGCGCGGAGACCTGGTGATCCTGAACGAGGTCACGAGCTGGCAGGCCACAGGTGCTGCGTCGGGACTTCAAGATGGCGCCTACACCCTTGCGATCCGGCCCAATCACGTGATGCCGGTGGCAAGTGCGCATCATACCGTGAAGCTTGACGGACACGTACTGGTGACGGAGCTCAGCGGTTCGGAAAGCAGTGCCCATTTCGACATGGACGGCAACGCCTGGGTCTCTCTGTCACCCGGTGTTCATCCCTATTCCGTCGGCGAGGTCCACACTTTCTACCTGGATCCGAGCCATTGTTTCTTCTTTGCGCCTGACGGCCAGCTGGTCGCCTGA
- the hypF gene encoding carbamoyltransferase HypF gives MKFIVGGGVGQSRDLERVQETGPSRSAKSIRIRGLVQGVGFRPFVWQVARGLGLAGHVLNDGEGVLIEASGDERSLDLFLGRLQSDAPLLARIDQIVVSDLADAPAARDFRILPSEEGKVATGVVPDAATCPACLADIRNPADRRYRHAFTNCTHCGPRLSILRHIPYDRASTAMAAFEMCRTCRNEYEDPADRRFHAQPIACPQCGPKLWFEDKDGCAVDGDPVVLAAAWLRRGAILAIKGLGGFQIAVDASNQSAIEKLRLRKHRPVKPLALMARDLDQIRGFALADAKEVALLESPAAPIVLLKKAGAPLAPGIAGPFDRLGVMLPNTPLHHLLMAELKGPIVLTSGNLSENPQETQNEWARHNLAGIVDGFLMHNRDVVNRLDDSVVRQDRSGVSILRRARGYAPSPIRLPTSFEGAPKVLAFGGELKATFCLLDGRNAVLSQHIGDLENAPTLADYKKMLKLYLDLYQFEPDIVAVDAHPQYLSTRTGEDFARERGLPLVRVQHHHAHLAACLADQGQDQAMPGNVHAVVLDGLGWGADGTVWGGEILQGSYGGFVRCGHFRQVPLPGGEAANREPWRNLAAQLFTDFGVNYRANLVGTGLETRFAGHQAKLLDQMMQKGVNAPMTSSAGRLLDAVAAALDICPDKQGFEGEAAMQLEVLARASVAGKEGYPVEVTTSETVKLSFDKVWPALLGDLKSGVKHETISARFHQGLIDGLARSLSVAGARPSGKVVLSGGVFQNAFLRDGLTEKLETDGYTVLNHKSVPANDGGLALGQAVIAANLQAPSTFDD, from the coding sequence ATGAAGTTCATCGTCGGCGGCGGTGTCGGGCAATCCAGAGATCTTGAGCGCGTGCAAGAAACAGGTCCATCCAGGTCAGCCAAATCCATACGGATCAGGGGTCTTGTCCAGGGCGTCGGGTTTCGGCCGTTTGTCTGGCAGGTTGCAAGGGGCCTGGGTCTTGCCGGTCATGTTCTGAACGACGGCGAAGGTGTGCTGATCGAAGCAAGTGGTGACGAGCGGTCGCTTGACCTTTTTCTGGGCCGTCTGCAATCGGACGCGCCACTGCTGGCACGTATCGACCAGATTGTTGTGTCCGATCTGGCAGATGCGCCCGCTGCCAGAGATTTCAGAATTCTGCCGAGTGAAGAAGGCAAGGTCGCCACTGGCGTGGTACCGGACGCCGCAACGTGTCCAGCCTGCCTGGCCGACATCCGCAACCCGGCCGACAGGCGTTACCGCCATGCCTTTACCAATTGCACCCATTGCGGACCACGCCTGTCCATCCTGCGGCACATTCCTTATGACCGGGCCTCGACAGCCATGGCAGCCTTCGAAATGTGCCGGACGTGCCGCAATGAATATGAAGACCCGGCTGACCGGCGCTTTCATGCCCAACCGATTGCCTGTCCGCAGTGCGGGCCGAAACTCTGGTTTGAGGACAAAGACGGATGTGCCGTTGATGGCGATCCTGTCGTCCTTGCCGCCGCGTGGCTCAGGCGCGGTGCCATTCTGGCGATCAAGGGTCTTGGCGGGTTTCAGATAGCGGTCGATGCAAGCAATCAGAGCGCCATTGAAAAGCTGAGGTTGCGCAAGCACCGTCCGGTCAAGCCACTCGCCCTTATGGCGCGGGATCTGGACCAGATCCGGGGCTTCGCCTTGGCTGATGCAAAAGAGGTGGCGCTGCTGGAAAGCCCGGCGGCACCGATCGTTCTGCTTAAGAAAGCAGGCGCACCACTGGCGCCCGGTATCGCCGGTCCGTTCGACCGCCTGGGTGTCATGCTGCCGAACACCCCCTTGCACCATCTGCTGATGGCCGAGCTGAAGGGGCCGATCGTGCTGACCTCCGGAAATCTTTCCGAGAACCCGCAGGAAACACAAAACGAATGGGCCCGGCACAACCTTGCAGGCATTGTCGACGGGTTCCTGATGCACAACCGCGACGTGGTCAACCGGCTGGATGACAGCGTCGTTCGTCAGGATCGATCCGGCGTTTCCATCCTGCGCCGCGCGCGCGGATACGCTCCGTCGCCGATCCGTCTGCCCACTTCTTTCGAGGGGGCGCCGAAGGTTCTTGCTTTTGGGGGAGAGCTGAAGGCGACCTTCTGCCTTCTCGACGGCCGCAATGCAGTCCTGTCGCAGCATATCGGCGATCTTGAAAACGCGCCGACCCTAGCGGACTACAAGAAGATGCTGAAGCTCTATCTGGACCTCTACCAGTTCGAGCCTGATATTGTCGCCGTCGATGCACATCCTCAATATCTGTCGACGCGGACCGGCGAAGACTTTGCCCGGGAGCGTGGCCTGCCGCTGGTTCGGGTGCAGCATCACCATGCGCATCTTGCGGCCTGTCTGGCTGACCAGGGGCAAGACCAGGCGATGCCCGGGAACGTTCACGCCGTTGTTCTGGACGGGCTGGGCTGGGGTGCGGACGGGACGGTCTGGGGCGGTGAAATCCTTCAGGGAAGCTACGGCGGCTTCGTGCGGTGTGGCCATTTCCGGCAAGTGCCGTTGCCGGGAGGAGAGGCTGCAAACCGGGAGCCGTGGCGCAATCTGGCAGCGCAATTGTTTACTGACTTTGGAGTGAACTACCGCGCCAACCTGGTGGGAACCGGTCTGGAAACCAGGTTTGCCGGCCATCAGGCAAAGCTGCTTGATCAGATGATGCAGAAAGGTGTCAACGCACCGATGACGTCCTCTGCCGGGCGACTGTTAGATGCGGTGGCTGCCGCGCTTGATATTTGTCCGGACAAGCAAGGCTTCGAAGGTGAGGCTGCAATGCAGCTGGAGGTGCTGGCGCGAGCCTCCGTGGCTGGCAAGGAAGGATATCCGGTGGAGGTGACGACGTCGGAGACCGTAAAGCTGTCGTTCGACAAGGTCTGGCCTGCGCTTCTTGGCGATCTCAAATCGGGAGTGAAGCATGAGACTATCTCCGCGCGCTTTCACCAAGGCCTGATCGACGGCCTTGCGCGCAGCCTGTCGGTTGCAGGCGCAAGACCATCCGGAAAGGTCGTTCTCTCCGGTGGCGTTTTCCAGAACGCCTTCCTGCGCGACGGCCTGACCGAGAAGCTGGAAACCGATGGCTACACCGTTCTCAACCACAAAAGTGTGCCCGCCAATGATGGCGGCCTTGCGCTCGGTCAGGCGGTGATCGCAGCAAATTTGCAAGCGCCCTCAACCTTCGATGACTGA
- a CDS encoding carbohydrate ABC transporter permease encodes MRLKSLVPILYILFLMLPIYWLVAMSFKTTNEILSGFTLFPQTWTFANYIEIFTDPTWYWGYINSIIYVTINTVISITVALPAAYAFSRYSFVGDKHLFFWLLTNRMAPAAVFALPFFQLYSAVGLFDTHLAVALAHCLFNVPLAVWILEGFMSGVPKELDETAYVDGYSFPRFFMTIFLPAIKSGVGVAAFFCFMFSWVEMLLSKTLTAVEAKPIAAVMTRTASSAGYELGLLAAAGTLTIIPGAIVIYFVRNYIAKGFALGRV; translated from the coding sequence ATGCGCCTGAAAAGCCTGGTTCCCATCCTGTACATTCTCTTCCTGATGTTGCCGATCTACTGGCTCGTCGCGATGAGCTTCAAGACCACCAACGAGATCCTGTCCGGGTTCACGCTGTTCCCGCAGACCTGGACCTTCGCCAACTACATCGAGATCTTCACCGATCCGACCTGGTACTGGGGCTACATCAACTCGATCATCTACGTGACCATCAACACGGTCATTTCGATCACCGTCGCGCTGCCGGCAGCCTATGCTTTCTCCCGCTATTCCTTCGTGGGCGACAAGCACCTGTTCTTCTGGCTGCTGACAAACCGGATGGCACCGGCTGCCGTCTTCGCGCTGCCCTTCTTCCAGCTCTATTCCGCCGTCGGCCTGTTCGACACCCATCTTGCCGTTGCACTGGCACACTGCCTGTTCAACGTGCCGCTGGCGGTCTGGATTCTGGAGGGTTTCATGAGCGGGGTGCCGAAGGAACTGGACGAAACCGCCTATGTGGACGGCTATTCCTTCCCGCGTTTCTTCATGACGATCTTCCTGCCGGCCATCAAGTCCGGCGTTGGAGTGGCCGCCTTCTTCTGCTTCATGTTCTCCTGGGTGGAAATGCTGCTGTCCAAGACACTTACCGCCGTCGAGGCGAAACCCATTGCCGCCGTGATGACCCGAACCGCTTCCTCCGCCGGTTACGAACTGGGTCTGCTGGCGGCCGCCGGGACCCTGACCATCATTCCCGGCGCCATCGTCATCTATTTTGTCCGTAACTACATTGCCAAGGGCTTTGCCCTGGGGAGGGTATGA
- a CDS encoding ABC transporter substrate-binding protein has protein sequence MRKYLLTAVAAGAVLAGAGSAFADEAAAQKWIDQEFQPSVLSKDEQLAEMQWFINAAEPFKGMEINVLSEGIPTHSYESEVLTKAFEEITGIKVNHQILGEGEVVQAVQTQMQTGRNLYDAYVNDSDLIGTHSRLQLAYNLTDWMNGDAKDVTNPGLDLEDFMGTQFTTGPDGDLYQLPDQQFANLYWFRKDWFDREDLKAAFKEKYGYELGVPVNWSAYEDIAEFFTKDVKEVDGVQIYGHMDYGKRAPDLGWRMTDAWLSMAGAGDKGEPNGVPVDEWGIRMEAGTCNPVGASVSRGGAANGPAAVYAIRKWDEWLRNYAPPGAASFDFYQSLPALSQGNVAQQIFWYTAFTADMVKPKSEGNNTVDDEGTPLWRMAPSPHGPYWEEGQKVGYQDVGSWTILNSTPVDRAKAAWLYAQFVVSKTVDVKKSHVGLTFIRDSTVRHESFTERSPKLGGLVEFYRSPDRVAWSPTGINVPDYPKLAQIWWQQIGDVNSGAFTPQEAMDRLAQEMDIVMARMQQADERANVYGGCGPRLNEESDPQEWLNKPGAPKAKLENEKPQGQTVNYDELVARWAEK, from the coding sequence ATGCGTAAGTATCTACTCACCGCAGTCGCAGCTGGTGCTGTGCTTGCGGGGGCAGGGTCCGCTTTTGCCGATGAAGCAGCGGCGCAAAAGTGGATCGACCAGGAATTCCAGCCATCCGTTCTGTCAAAAGATGAGCAGCTTGCAGAAATGCAGTGGTTCATCAATGCGGCCGAACCGTTCAAGGGCATGGAAATCAACGTCTTGTCCGAAGGCATTCCGACGCACTCCTATGAGTCGGAAGTTCTGACCAAGGCCTTCGAAGAAATCACCGGTATCAAGGTCAATCACCAGATCCTCGGCGAAGGGGAAGTGGTGCAGGCCGTGCAGACCCAGATGCAGACCGGCCGGAACCTCTATGACGCCTATGTCAACGACTCCGACCTGATCGGCACCCATTCCCGTCTGCAGCTCGCCTACAACCTGACCGACTGGATGAACGGCGACGCCAAGGATGTCACCAACCCGGGTCTCGACCTGGAAGACTTCATGGGCACCCAGTTCACAACCGGCCCGGACGGCGACCTCTATCAGTTGCCTGACCAGCAGTTCGCGAACCTCTACTGGTTCCGCAAGGACTGGTTCGACCGTGAAGACCTGAAGGCAGCCTTCAAGGAAAAATACGGGTATGAACTCGGCGTGCCGGTCAACTGGTCCGCATATGAGGATATCGCCGAATTCTTCACCAAGGACGTCAAGGAAGTCGACGGCGTCCAGATCTATGGTCACATGGACTACGGCAAGCGCGCACCGGACCTCGGCTGGCGCATGACCGATGCCTGGCTGTCCATGGCGGGTGCAGGCGACAAGGGCGAGCCGAACGGCGTACCGGTTGACGAGTGGGGCATCCGCATGGAAGCCGGCACCTGTAACCCGGTTGGCGCTTCGGTATCCCGCGGTGGTGCTGCAAACGGCCCGGCGGCCGTCTATGCGATCCGCAAGTGGGACGAATGGCTGCGGAACTATGCGCCTCCGGGTGCTGCCAGCTTCGACTTCTATCAGTCCCTGCCGGCTCTCAGCCAGGGCAACGTTGCCCAGCAGATCTTCTGGTACACCGCGTTCACCGCGGACATGGTGAAGCCGAAGTCCGAAGGCAACAACACGGTTGACGACGAAGGCACGCCGCTGTGGCGCATGGCTCCGAGCCCCCATGGTCCTTACTGGGAAGAAGGCCAGAAGGTCGGCTACCAGGACGTGGGTTCCTGGACCATCCTGAACTCCACTCCGGTGGATCGTGCGAAAGCAGCCTGGCTCTATGCCCAGTTCGTGGTTTCCAAGACGGTTGACGTGAAGAAGAGCCATGTCGGTCTCACCTTCATTCGCGACAGTACCGTGCGTCACGAGTCCTTCACCGAGCGTTCTCCGAAGCTCGGCGGCCTGGTCGAGTTCTATCGCTCGCCGGACCGTGTTGCCTGGTCCCCGACCGGCATCAACGTTCCGGACTATCCGAAGCTGGCCCAGATCTGGTGGCAGCAGATCGGTGACGTGAACTCCGGCGCGTTCACGCCGCAGGAAGCCATGGATCGTTTGGCACAGGAAATGGACATCGTAATGGCCCGCATGCAGCAGGCTGACGAACGCGCCAACGTCTACGGTGGCTGCGGTCCGCGTCTGAACGAAGAGTCAGATCCGCAAGAATGGCTGAACAAGCCGGGCGCACCGAAGGCAAAGCTCGAAAACGAGAAGCCGCAGGGCCAGACCGTGAACTACGACGAGCTGGTCGCACGCTGGGCTGAAAAGTAA
- a CDS encoding M56 family metallopeptidase, whose amino-acid sequence MTLLNQIFDIYIDLNITLAITAMVWLSAKLLLARSGKKVDFSVQLGLLNGLFALILLTPFAVMGYQHMLSAEVVPRTMSVNLADYAVSQYLRGGIAISAEDFQSLLGLRTQISETILTLSTGLGAGIALAFVAGFSYFALKLLVSFVRLYRVLATCHEWRSNGRVLLLLSDRAMVPFSARGLRRHYVVIPSDLLAEPEDLKLVLKHEFQHLRQGDVTWEIGLELLRPLFFWNPFFYMWKSEVERLRELACDQKVAENAHVDLRSYCMCLLRAAQAGIRKRQDKEARKRSVGIAAVALLEVQDKLLRRSPAAKLRRRVEALLETNRVRPHWGVTCLAVLPMVAVVFLSALSIQKPADWSQDRLMLSAIINLERLETRNGSNGQQAYNTFAQRPLR is encoded by the coding sequence ATGACGCTACTTAACCAGATTTTCGATATCTATATCGATCTGAACATCACACTGGCCATTACCGCAATGGTGTGGCTGAGCGCCAAACTTCTGCTGGCTCGTTCCGGCAAGAAGGTCGACTTTTCCGTACAGCTTGGGCTGCTGAACGGCTTGTTCGCCCTGATCCTGCTAACACCCTTCGCCGTCATGGGCTACCAGCACATGCTGTCGGCGGAGGTGGTCCCGCGGACCATGTCCGTCAACCTGGCCGATTACGCCGTGTCGCAGTACCTGCGTGGCGGCATCGCCATTTCGGCGGAAGACTTCCAGTCACTGCTCGGACTGCGCACGCAGATCAGCGAAACGATCTTGACCCTGTCTACCGGTCTGGGTGCCGGGATTGCGTTGGCTTTCGTGGCCGGGTTCAGCTATTTCGCGCTGAAGCTTCTCGTCAGCTTCGTCCGATTGTACCGGGTGCTGGCAACCTGCCATGAATGGCGGAGCAATGGCCGTGTGCTGCTGCTGCTGTCGGATCGCGCAATGGTGCCGTTTTCCGCACGTGGGCTGAGGCGCCACTACGTGGTCATTCCGTCCGACCTGCTGGCCGAGCCGGAAGACCTGAAGCTGGTTCTCAAGCACGAGTTCCAGCATCTGCGCCAGGGCGATGTCACCTGGGAAATCGGGCTTGAACTGCTGCGCCCGCTGTTCTTCTGGAACCCGTTCTTCTACATGTGGAAGTCGGAAGTCGAGCGTCTGCGTGAACTGGCCTGCGATCAGAAGGTCGCCGAAAACGCCCATGTGGACCTGAGGTCCTATTGCATGTGTCTGCTCCGCGCCGCCCAGGCGGGGATCCGCAAGCGCCAGGACAAGGAAGCGCGAAAGCGTTCCGTCGGGATCGCAGCCGTTGCCCTTTTGGAGGTGCAGGACAAGCTGCTTCGCCGTTCCCCGGCCGCGAAACTGCGTCGCCGGGTGGAAGCCTTGCTGGAGACCAATCGGGTTCGTCCTCATTGGGGTGTTACCTGCCTGGCCGTGCTGCCCATGGTGGCGGTGGTCTTCCTGTCGGCACTGTCGATCCAGAAACCGGCGGACTGGAGCCAGGATCGGCTGATGCTGTCGGCCATCATCAATCTGGAACGCCTGGAAACCAGAAACGGTTCGAACGGGCAGCAGGCCTATAATACCTTTGCGCAGCGCCCGCTGCGCTGA
- a CDS encoding ABC transporter ATP-binding protein, whose translation MAQIKLSNLRHSYQPNPVSDADYALKKIDLTWDDGGAYALLGPSGCGKSTLLNIISGLLVPSEGKILFNNQDVTSLPPAKRNIAQVFQFPVIYDTMTVYDNLAFPLRNRGRDEDTVKRRVAAIAEMLEVSDMLKVRAANLSPDNKQKISMGRGLIREDVNVVMFDEPLTVIDPHLKWKLRSKLKELHQRVKATMIYVTHDQTEALTFADQVVVMQDGEVVQIGTPVELFERPAHTFVGHFIGSPGMNVLPCDVQNGAAFFRGEKVALEGPVTAAGDGSAEIGVRPEFVKVSADGAGIAAKVRKVADIGRHKVVEAIAHDMRINAILEGEAPNAGDDVMLDFKQSQTRLYKDGWLASQPEGGAR comes from the coding sequence ATGGCACAAATCAAACTCTCCAATCTGCGTCACAGCTACCAGCCCAATCCGGTGAGCGATGCGGATTACGCCCTGAAGAAGATCGACCTGACGTGGGATGACGGCGGCGCCTATGCCCTGCTTGGCCCGTCGGGCTGCGGCAAGTCCACGCTGTTGAACATCATTTCCGGCCTGCTAGTTCCTTCTGAAGGCAAGATCCTGTTCAACAATCAGGACGTTACCTCGCTGCCGCCGGCAAAGCGCAATATTGCGCAGGTGTTCCAGTTTCCGGTCATCTACGACACGATGACCGTCTACGACAATCTGGCCTTTCCGCTCAGAAACCGCGGGCGGGACGAGGACACGGTCAAGCGCCGGGTCGCCGCGATCGCCGAAATGCTGGAAGTCAGCGACATGCTGAAGGTTCGGGCGGCAAATCTTTCGCCGGACAACAAGCAGAAGATCTCCATGGGCCGTGGCCTCATCCGCGAGGACGTCAACGTCGTCATGTTCGACGAGCCGCTGACGGTGATCGACCCACATCTGAAATGGAAGCTGCGATCCAAGCTGAAAGAGCTTCATCAGCGGGTCAAGGCGACCATGATCTACGTGACGCACGACCAGACCGAAGCGCTGACCTTTGCCGACCAGGTGGTGGTGATGCAGGACGGTGAAGTCGTGCAGATCGGGACGCCAGTGGAGTTGTTCGAACGTCCGGCCCACACTTTCGTCGGTCACTTCATCGGCTCTCCGGGAATGAACGTCCTGCCCTGCGACGTCCAGAACGGCGCCGCGTTCTTCCGCGGTGAAAAGGTCGCGCTGGAAGGCCCGGTGACTGCCGCCGGCGACGGCTCGGCGGAGATCGGGGTCCGTCCGGAATTCGTCAAGGTGTCTGCCGACGGTGCAGGCATTGCGGCGAAGGTCCGCAAGGTTGCCGATATCGGCCGCCACAAGGTGGTTGAGGCGATCGCTCATGACATGCGTATCAACGCCATTCTGGAGGGCGAAGCGCCCAATGCCGGAGACGACGTGATGCTCGACTTCAAACAATCCCAGACGCGTCTCTACAAGGACGGCTGGCTGGCGAGCCAGCCTGAGGGAGGGGCCCGATGA
- a CDS encoding BlaI/MecI/CopY family transcriptional regulator yields MTEVELEFMTELWKLGEGSVRDILACLPPERKLAYTSCATIMRILDEKGFVDSRKEGKTFIYSPRLTRDTYQSRSLRNLSEKLFDGTPASLVARLVDEYELSGDDLEEIRALLDRRRTDDAT; encoded by the coding sequence TTGACCGAAGTCGAACTGGAGTTCATGACCGAACTCTGGAAACTCGGCGAAGGTTCCGTGCGGGACATCCTTGCATGTCTGCCGCCTGAGAGAAAACTCGCCTATACGTCCTGCGCCACCATCATGCGGATTTTGGATGAAAAAGGCTTCGTGGACAGCCGCAAAGAAGGCAAGACATTCATCTATTCCCCTCGGCTGACCAGGGATACCTACCAGTCCCGATCTCTCCGAAACCTTTCAGAAAAACTGTTCGACGGCACGCCGGCGTCACTCGTGGCCCGACTTGTCGATGAATACGAACTATCGGGAGACGATCTGGAGGAAATCAGAGCGTTGCTGGACAGGAGGAGGACAGATGACGCTACTTAA